From the genome of Gallus gallus isolate bGalGal1 chromosome 4, bGalGal1.mat.broiler.GRCg7b, whole genome shotgun sequence:
CTCTTCTGCGCTGTAGCTATCCTTCAAGTGTATCctccaaagcactgaagaaacCACAGATGTTTGGGGGCCAATACAGGGATCCAGCTTCTCAGTGGAAGAATACCACCCCAGCCCATGTGgctcagagagcagcaggaggagcagcatcCTTTGGAATCATCTGTGGATCCTGCCAGTCTGGGATTGTTCTGGATTCTCAGCTGATGTATAACCAACATGATCCCATAATGACCATGAGCCACAGACCACTGCTTTCTATGGCCTCCTGCACTGCCCTGATCACATATTCTCACATATTCTCCATGGCAAGCAGGAGGAAGCTGTGAATGGGTCCTTCATGTCACCTTGGGGATACAGCAATGATCATGGCAATGACTGGTATCACTTTGCTGCTTGCACAGTTCTCCTGGAAAGCCAGTAAGACCCTTCCAGATTTTATCCTCACACTGTTGGTCTCCAGACTGCATTGACAACTCACTCATGAAAGCCCCTTAGGAATTAGGAGGAGTTCCCTGGGAGTGTGCACAGAGAGGCTGGATGAGATGGATGTGGAGTGGCACATGGACAAAAGTCACCTTTATGGGAACGGCATTGAACGTGCCCTGGGCTTGCCCAGCACAGGACACCGGTGCCAGGCATTCATAGCTGTGATGGGGGCAAACAGGAGGACTCTGCCCGGTGTTAGGAGAAATAACTGGTCCCCAGGGATCTCCTGGGCTTGCAAAATACTTGTTTGCTCCAGCAAGATGGAGTCTTTAAAAACCCTTAATTTTAACCGGTGTAATTTCCTCACTGGCAATAGCAAAAAGGCAGTAATAGTAATAAACCGTAGGTGTTACTTTTCAAGTGTCTTTTTTAACAAGGGTTAATCAACAGTAAAATTAACAGGCCCCTGGAGGGAGCTACCAGCAGTCCATTCTGACTCAGACTGAAATTTATTGCAGCAAGAAACTCGTTTGCATTTCCTCCCgcatgcagaaagaaacactAATAGAAGATGTTTGTAGGGAAAGGGGGTGGAGAGCAGGGAGGAACACAGGCCAGTGGAGTTGGTTTGGTTATAAAGAGCTAGGGAAGAAAGAGAGGCAGCATTTCAGCCCGCATCTGGGTCTTCAGCGAACTCTGCGATGGCAGTCAGAAAAGCTGAGTCACTGCATTACTCCATAGGGCTCTTGGGCATTTCCGCAGGTAGGGATCGAGTCTTCTTGGCACGGGAGGATGGGGTTGGGAATAGCTTTCACGGACAACCCCCTTTTTGAAGGGGTTAAAAAGTCTGTTTACTCCAAATCTTCTCTGCTTGGGTAAAACTTTTAGAGACGGGAGATCCCTCTGCCTGCTTCAGCAGCcaacaaaatatttgtcttgGCTTTAAAATGCTGGCCTGAATTTTTGTACTTCTCCCAACCTAGGTGGGAAGCAAAGCAAGCCCAAGCTTTTTGATAgtcattttcatcagtgattttttttttcttcaacgcactttcctctcttctccatctGTCTTTCATGCCGCTCTGTTTTCTGTCCACTCCCTTTCCTTTGTCCTTGCATTTCATCGTGCTGAGTGCTGCTCCGTCCCATTTTTAGGCTAGCTTTCTGCAGTCACAAGGTTTATGCGTTCATCTCCAGAGTGTGTCTCTGTGTTTGCTGGAAACGGAgagctgtttttcacttttttttttttttccagccatgaGGGAGCACTCTCAAATATGATTCAGTTCAAGTTTCTTACAAGTAGGCACCCAGGAAGATGTGAGACCTCGGATGCAAACCAAGTTACAACGCTCTCcctattatttattatttacagaTGTTTTGCTGGTGCTTTTTCTCTGTCCCTTGCTCCTGTCACTCTGGCTCTCTCCTGGTGTTTTTTTGGGCATAGTTTACAagctccttctctttttccaccTCCTTTGTCGCACACAGGATCACTCTTGCTGGCAGTGCATTTCTACAGCTCACTCAGAGCAGCCCCCGTgatccccagcacagctctagGGATTCTTCTGTTGATTTTATCATCTCTTTTGGCATACGCAGGTAAGACTCGGAAGGCAGCCAGCTTCTGGGCCTCCCCTTCTATAGCTTTACATGTATTTGGTCTGCTTTGCCAGCGTGTTTGTACAAACTGTGGCAGCCTTGCCAGACCACTGACGTCTCCCACTTGAGGAATATATCAGCACACCACTTTTTTCCTATATAAGcaaccaaagaaataaaatgttagttTTGAACAAACGCTTTATCATGAGCTCTGACAGTTTTAACAGAGCGAATATATGATTTCTCTAAAACCTGTTTCCAAGCTCTCTGAGACTCGTTTAGGCATCTGTGGGTTGAAATGGCATGTTGATGTGTGaggctgaaagggaaaaatcacTGATTATAACAAAACCCACACTCTTCAGAATGAATGCTGagttatttctccttttgtgcAGACCAACCCAAGCTCACGGCAGCTCTGTTGACCATCATGCAGCTCCATGCTTGTGTGGTGACTGTGGCTCTGACACACAATGTGCCCGTAGCACAGCTGCCTGTCCTAAGTACTACTTTCCATAACCTACTGTGTCAAAATCACTTTTGTGTCTCCATTGCCATTTGTTTCATAGGAATTTGGAGAAGCCTAAGAAATGCCACTCTATTCTCGTCTCTTTTCCTGACCATCTCAGTGTTGTGGTGTGGCTATGGAGTGGTCTTCATCCTGCAAGGGCAAGGAGTTTTGAACGACACCGGTGACTTCCGCAATGCCTTGGTGCCCGGCCTGCTCACCTTTACTTTGGCACTACTCATTATTGCAGTGGTGGGCTTCCTTAACAAAGAGGTCGTCCTCTCTATGATTGCTTCTGCTGTCTCACTTGCCAGTGCTCATGAAGTCGCCATGCGCTATAACACAGCTTTTGGTTCCTCTGCTGTGGCTTGCAATTATATGATTGTCTGCTTAGCTGGTGGTTACTTTGCTCTGGGAAGGattctttatttcctctccaaagagaaaattgcCATCCCTGGCACAGACCTGGCCAAAAATAAGGCCCATGAGCAGATCCAGTCCACCAGTGGCAGCATGAATCATTTTGCAGTCACTGGTCTTATCCTGAACATGCTGTCTGCCAGTGTCTTCGGCTGTAGGCTCCTGGGTGTCACTAGCAAACTATTTATTGGTCAAGTGCCCTGGCTGTGGGCTGCCGGGATCTACCAGATCGGAGTCTGCGTTTTATCATACCGTGCAATGGATGTACTAATGGCTACATTCTTCGGTTTCACTTCCATCCTGAAATTTGCTGGAGGCTATTGCCTTCTATACCCAATCTGGCAAACAGAGGAGCCAACTTTCCCTATCCCATTCCTTGTGGttttttcaattctttttgCGGTCTTGGCTCTTTTTCTCACTCTTAAGAGCCTGGTGGATGGCCTGTATTTGCTGTTTTACGTGGCCTACTGCATTGCATTAGCTTGTCGTCCCAAGGGATTTTTTGAAGGTGGACCCCAAGGTGTGGATGTggccatctttgtggcctcaGCCTTGATGACTATGATTCACCTGTACAATGTGAAAGCGGGTGCCAAAATCCCAACAGGGAAGGGTGTTATGAAGGCCCTGGTTGCtagcagcagttttctgaagcTTCGTGAAGGGGCAAACCTTCATGCACCCTACCTAGGGTATTCGAAGTATGCAGACGCAGAAGTACTTGGCTATGCATGTAGTGTCCTTGCTTCTTTTGCAATGACAGTGACTGGAGGCACGCAAGCTTCACTTGATACTGTTGTAATTCCATGGGTAGTGGTAGCTGGTGGGATCCTTAAGCTTCTATGTGGCTCAGTGGCCTTTGCCCGGGGTAAAACCTTGGAGAGCTGTGCCTTCATTCTTTATGCTGTCATGTGGATCATCTGGGGCTTGACGAGATATGGTGGCCTCTATGGCACTAGCAGAAGCTTCCACACTGCAGTAGGGATCATTGCTTTCATGCTCTTCAATAGCTTCATTGTCTTCTGCACACTCTTCCTAAGCATCACCTGGTTCTTTTATTCCCTCACTTTCTTGCTTATTGCTGTCAGCTTCTTGTTGGATGCCATCAGTGCTCTGCCAGCCGGCTATGACATTGCTGCCACTCTCATCTTTGGTCTGGTCAGCTTTTACTGCTTCCTGTCTGCCCTTTTCAGCAGCACCTTTGAGGGTTCCTGCTTACCAATGGGTAGGCCCCTTGTGCAGCTTAGTGGTGTGGGGGGAGGAATGACCAAGTGCCTTCACCTGCCTGCCAGGAAAGCTTCCTCAGTCAAGAGAATTGCAGGTAAGGGAAATATATAGGGGATTATGCAGGGTGGAGGGGTAATTCTGGGAGATTTTGTAGCAGAACAGTATcaaaaggacattttttttcaatctaGATGTGGAAACCATGATAATCTGATTATATTTTGACCAAGTGGGGCAAGTTTTAGAAACTGAAATCACTACGGGGGGAAATAGGACCAATTCCTTGATAGGACTTGGGTTTAGCAGTGAAATCACTGCTGTCTCTCCTGTATCATGTAACTGTCTGCACATCCAGTCTGAAACACGTATCCtccaggctggggctgccacTGACAGCTTTCTACAGAGAGCGCATggtgctttctttctcctcagggctgAATGACTTCTAGCCCAGATGAACACGTCCCAGAATTCCCCTAAATGCCAGATTTCTTCTTGGGTCAATGCTAGAAAATGCACTGTCAGAGGAAATACTTTGCCAGTTGGAAAAAGGAGATGAGAGCACTGAATTGGCTGTTTTGTCTGTGACAGCTCTCCCGTGAATTACAGACCCCCAGTTCTAGTCACTCAAGGGATTCTGCCCTGTTCACATGTCAACAGATATCCTGAAGAATGGAGGGACTTGCGGCATCCCCACAGATACTGTGTATGTGCTTGTAGCAGCCTGTAATCGGCCTGATGCTGTGGAGAAAGCTCACCGGTGAGTATTTGCCTCATTGCCCTGGTGAAGGCTTCCCAGGCTAAGGAAGCCTGTAGGGGATACAGCTTCTCCTGAGTCCTGGCTACAGCAGCCCCTCAGAGCAATGAGACGTGTAGCTTAATTTTCCTAAGAACAATTATGTGACAAGCCCAGGGGAGAAGATCCAAATGAGAAAAGGAGACAGCTGAGCAGGCATTGTCTTACAGTATATTGAAGGCTCCCGACAGGTGATGGAGCCAGGTAGCTTAGATATCACAAGGAAACTCAGAGATCAAGAAATGTCAAAATAGAGCAGGGGGTTATTGTATATATCTCTAGATACATATTGCCATGACTAAAATCCCTCCTGTGTTTAACAAATGTCTCTAGACCTACTTCTGTAAGCAGCTGAGACCCCTCAGAACTTGGGAAACTGGGTCTTGTACCTGTCACTGCACAAGAAGCTAAAGCCTTCATGTGGAGTTCATAAGTGGGAGCAGACGTTCAGGTTCCTTCCTCTCAGATTGTCTGTTGAATGGTCCTACTTTCATTACAGACTCTTGGCCTGTAGCACTTGGTCTCGCTCCACACCTGTCCAacaccatttctttttcagcttgaaATTAAGTTCTGGCTTACTTCCAAACTCATTGTTCCTGCCTCCTTTCCAGCTCCAAGCGCCAGGCTCAGGAGCGCCCCATGTCACTCTGGATTTCTAGCCTGAAACAACTAGAACCTGCAAAACATTTGTTCAGCCCACTCCTCTGGGACTTCATGGATGCTGCCTGGCCATCTCCTATTAGCTTGGTGATTCCCAGAGGTGAGGAAATGCTGTTATTTCCAAGCTCTCTGAAGAGCTTTGGGTTTGAAATTCCAACTTTAAGTCCCATTTCCCTGCAATGCCGTATGTTCTGTGGCAGTATCTCTAGAAAGATCACTGTGTTTGCATTGATGCACATCAGTAAGTGCTGTGTGACCCTTCCTTATGCAGGTGAGTGGGTGGATTTCCTGGGAATGAAGGACTCTGCTAAATATGTCGGTACCCCTCAGAGTGTTGCCATCCG
Proteins encoded in this window:
- the LOC428714 gene encoding uncharacterized protein LOC428714 isoform X2 — translated: MAVRKAESLHYSIGLLGISAGSLLLAVHFYSSLRAAPVIPSTALGILLLILSSLLAYAGIWRSLRNATLFSSLFLTISVLWCGYGVVFILQGQGVLNDTGDFRNALVPGLLTFTLALLIIAVVGFLNKEVVLSMIASAVSLASAHEVAMRYNTAFGSSAVACNYMIVCLAGGYFALGRILYFLSKEKIAIPGTDLAKNKAHEQIQSTSGSMNHFAVTGLILNMLSASVFGCRLLGVTSKLFIGQVPWLWAAGIYQIGVCVLSYRAMDVLMATFFGFTSILKFAGGYCLLYPIWQTEEPTFPIPFLVVFSILFAVLALFLTLKSLVDGLYLLFYVAYCIALACRPKGFFEGGPQGVDVAIFVASALMTMIHLYNVKAGAKIPTGKGVMKALVASSSFLKLREGANLHAPYLGYSKYADAEVLGYACSVLASFAMTVTGGTQASLDTVVIPWVVVAGGILKLLCGSVAFARGKTLESCAFILYAVMWIIWGLTRYGGLYGTSRSFHTAVGIIAFMLFNSFIVFCTLFLSITWFFYSLTFLLIAVSFLLDAISALPAGYDIAATLIFGLVSFYCFLSALFSSTFEGSCLPMGRPLVQLSGVGGGMTKCLHLPARKASSVKRIADILKNGGTCGIPTDTVYVLVAACNRPDAVEKAHRSKRQAQERPMSLWISSLKQLEPAKHLFSPLLWDFMDAAWPSPISLVIPRGEWVDFLGMKDSAKYVGTPQSVAIRIPDCSVTTHLIDLVGPIVVTSANPTGEADTTHHNQVYAKLGDKGKLPSHCPRA
- the LOC428714 gene encoding uncharacterized protein LOC428714 isoform X1 — translated: MAVRKAESLHYSIGLLGISAGSLLLAVHFYSSLRAAPVIPSTALGILLLILSSLLAYAGIWRSLRNATLFSSLFLTISVLWCGYGVVFILQGQGVLNDTGDFRNALVPGLLTFTLALLIIAVVGFLNKEVVLSMIASAVSLASAHEVAMRYNTAFGSSAVACNYMIVCLAGGYFALGRILYFLSKEKIAIPGTDLAKNKAHEQIQSTSGSMNHFAVTGLILNMLSASVFGCRLLGVTSKLFIGQVPWLWAAGIYQIGVCVLSYRAMDVLMATFFGFTSILKFAGGYCLLYPIWQTEEPTFPIPFLVVFSILFAVLALFLTLKSLVDGLYLLFYVAYCIALACRPKGFFEGGPQGVDVAIFVASALMTMIHLYNVKAGAKIPTGKGVMKALVASSSFLKLREGANLHAPYLGYSKYADAEVLGYACSVLASFAMTVTGGTQASLDTVVIPWVVVAGGILKLLCGSVAFARGKTLESCAFILYAVMWIIWGLTRYGGLYGTSRSFHTAVGIIAFMLFNSFIVFCTLFLSITWFFYSLTFLLIAVSFLLDAISALPAGYDIAATLIFGLVSFYCFLSALFSSTFEGSCLPMGRPLVQLSGVGGGMTKCLHLPARKASSVKRIADILKNGGTCGIPTDTVYVLVAACNRPDAVEKAHRSKRQAQERPMSLWISSLKQLEPAKHLFSPLLWDFMDAAWPSPISLVIPRGEWVDFLGMKDSAKYVGTPQSVAIRIPDCSVTTHLIDLVGPIVVTSANPTGEADTTHHNQVYAKLGDKVDAVLCDGPSPENIASTVVDCTKIDSGNIGFFRVGIIPKSQVLQILEQVQKKYSLVPNSDGCSTKGREEHLNHVHAVHNGVGTAASAERVAVRSADGGRENHTRL